The following are from one region of the Bacteroidota bacterium genome:
- a CDS encoding YdcF family protein, which translates to MKKKNIFYHFFFSNYMRRWFFIYLPLFFFLLLFISDRIVANAGIGKIFTDVNKVPAKKTALVFGTSPWARGGSQNLFFKYRMQAVAQLWNAGKIKHIIVSGDNSQEYYDESTAMKKALLAMGIPDSVITLDYAGFRTLDSVVRCKWVFGQDDIIVVSQEFQNERALFIAKNFGINAVAYNAEDVPDRYSIRTSVREYFARVKAVMDIYILKTKPKFPGPKEFIKM; encoded by the coding sequence ATGAAAAAGAAAAATATATTTTACCATTTCTTTTTTTCAAACTACATGCGCCGGTGGTTTTTTATTTACCTCCCATTATTTTTTTTCCTGCTCCTCTTTATCTCCGACCGCATCGTTGCGAATGCCGGCATCGGGAAAATTTTTACCGATGTCAATAAAGTTCCCGCAAAAAAAACTGCGCTGGTATTCGGAACGAGTCCGTGGGCAAGAGGAGGCAGCCAGAATTTATTTTTCAAATACCGTATGCAGGCGGTAGCGCAATTGTGGAACGCAGGAAAAATAAAACACATCATCGTGAGCGGCGATAACTCGCAGGAATACTATGATGAATCTACAGCCATGAAAAAAGCGCTCCTCGCAATGGGAATTCCCGATTCGGTGATCACGCTCGACTACGCGGGATTCCGTACGCTTGATTCTGTGGTGCGCTGCAAATGGGTTTTCGGGCAGGATGATATCATTGTTGTTTCGCAGGAATTCCAGAATGAACGGGCCTTGTTCATTGCAAAAAATTTCGGGATCAACGCGGTTGCTTACAATGCAGAAGATGTTCCCGACCGTTATTCCATACGCACGAGTGTGCGCGAATATTTTGCGAGAGTGAAAGCGGTGATGGATATTTATATTCTGAAAACGAAACCAAAATTTCCGGGGCCAAAGGAATTTATTAAAATGTGA
- a CDS encoding Nif3-like dinuclear metal center hexameric protein, with product MKLSSIIAALEELAPPSFQENYDNSGLITGDPSLEIRAAVVSLDCTEAVVDEAIAHGADLIVAHHPIIFSGLKKITGKNYVERVIIKAIRNNIAIYAIHTNLDNVANGVNKKICEKLRLENLKILSPKKDLLKKLTTFCPSAVAEKVRIALWSAGGGVIGNYDSTSFSVEGVGTFRGNEESNPVIGEKGKLEREPEERIEMIFPSHLEKKILAALRLSHPYEEIAFDLVPLANRWNLVGSGMIGELKNEIALEKFLSEMKIKLKADVIRYTKIENKKVKKIAVCGGSGSFLIASAIAAGADVFVTADLKYHQFFDGEGKIVLADPGHFETEQYTIDHLTDFLKQKFPTFAVRQTGINTNPITYLT from the coding sequence ATGAAATTATCTTCCATCATTGCAGCACTCGAAGAACTTGCGCCTCCCTCGTTCCAGGAAAATTATGACAACTCGGGGCTCATCACCGGCGATCCGTCATTGGAGATACGCGCTGCGGTTGTTTCATTAGACTGCACGGAAGCAGTCGTGGATGAAGCGATCGCGCATGGTGCAGATCTTATTGTAGCGCATCATCCCATTATTTTTTCGGGATTGAAAAAGATCACCGGGAAGAATTATGTGGAGCGCGTCATCATCAAAGCGATCAGAAATAATATTGCCATTTATGCGATCCATACGAATCTTGATAACGTGGCGAACGGCGTGAATAAAAAGATCTGCGAAAAACTCCGATTGGAGAATCTGAAAATTCTTTCACCGAAAAAAGACCTGCTGAAAAAACTCACCACGTTCTGTCCGTCTGCTGTTGCAGAGAAAGTGCGAATTGCTTTGTGGAGTGCAGGTGGAGGTGTGATCGGGAATTATGATTCAACGAGTTTCAGTGTGGAGGGAGTCGGAACTTTTCGCGGCAATGAAGAATCGAACCCGGTCATTGGCGAAAAAGGAAAACTGGAGCGCGAACCGGAAGAGCGGATAGAAATGATATTTCCATCTCATCTTGAGAAAAAAATTCTTGCTGCGCTGCGTTTGTCGCATCCTTATGAAGAGATCGCGTTCGATCTTGTTCCATTAGCGAATCGGTGGAATCTTGTCGGTTCAGGAATGATCGGTGAATTGAAAAATGAAATAGCGCTGGAAAAATTTCTGAGTGAAATGAAAATAAAATTGAAAGCGGATGTGATCCGTTACACTAAAATTGAAAATAAAAAGGTGAAAAAAATTGCGGTGTGCGGCGGCAGCGGAAGTTTTCTCATCGCTTCTGCAATTGCTGCAGGTGCTGATGTTTTTGTAACGGCCGATCTTAAGTACCACCAGTTCTTTGACGGGGAAGGAAAGATCGTCCTTGCCGACCCGGGACACTTTGAGACTGAGCAATATACGATTGATCATCTCACCGATTTTCTGAAACAAAAATTTCCTACTTTTGCAGTCCGCCAGACCGGCATAAATACCAATCCGATAACCTATCTGACATGA
- a CDS encoding peptidylprolyl isomerase has product MKKYFLFAAILFFPLLIAAQKTGNVVDRVIAVVGSEVIKESDVEQAFEQMKENGSDQLSDSLRGALFDQLMLQKLLISQAHHDSLDVTESDIANETDRRMRYFLTQFKSEKDFEVFYGESVDAFKFELHDQVRDLLYAQKMRAKITGDITVSPSEVKEYFERQPKDSLPFINSQVEIGEIVSVPPVNKDIREFTRQNLEDVRQRVIKKQLDFCDAVVTYSQDPGSNRNCGEYDNVRRGTFVPEFDAICFNMKEGEISEVFETSYGFHFVLLIERKGEEVSIKHILLTIPPAPEDLLASKSRLDSVRYLIVKDSLTFCQAAAKFSSDADTKFNCGLIINPETGTTKIDVDMLGDIDPDPQFPLTINQMKVGEISTAQPCLTKDGKQGYRLLYLKSRSEPHRANLKDDYQLIEDLALQEKQNKALDAWVRKKLANTYIRITPDYMKYNYHYPWLEFAKS; this is encoded by the coding sequence ATGAAAAAATATTTTCTCTTTGCTGCGATACTTTTTTTTCCGTTGCTCATTGCTGCGCAGAAAACAGGTAATGTAGTTGATCGCGTGATCGCCGTGGTGGGATCTGAAGTGATCAAAGAATCCGATGTGGAACAGGCGTTCGAGCAGATGAAAGAGAATGGATCTGACCAACTCAGCGACAGTTTGCGCGGCGCTTTATTCGATCAGCTCATGCTGCAGAAATTACTCATCAGCCAGGCGCATCATGATAGTCTCGATGTAACAGAATCGGATATTGCCAATGAAACGGATCGGCGCATGCGCTATTTTCTCACCCAATTCAAATCGGAAAAAGATTTCGAGGTTTTTTATGGCGAATCGGTGGATGCTTTTAAATTCGAATTGCACGACCAGGTACGCGACCTGCTTTACGCTCAGAAAATGCGGGCGAAGATAACCGGCGATATCACCGTTTCTCCTTCGGAAGTGAAAGAATATTTTGAAAGGCAGCCCAAAGACAGTTTACCTTTCATCAACTCACAGGTAGAGATCGGTGAGATCGTAAGCGTGCCGCCAGTGAATAAAGACATCAGGGAATTTACACGACAGAATCTCGAAGATGTTCGCCAGCGTGTCATAAAAAAGCAACTTGATTTCTGTGATGCAGTGGTTACTTACAGCCAGGATCCGGGATCCAACAGGAATTGCGGTGAATATGATAATGTGCGGCGCGGAACTTTTGTTCCGGAATTCGATGCCATTTGTTTTAACATGAAGGAAGGTGAGATCTCGGAAGTATTCGAAACGAGTTATGGCTTTCATTTTGTGCTGCTGATCGAAAGAAAAGGAGAGGAAGTTTCCATCAAACATATTCTCCTCACGATTCCGCCCGCGCCCGAAGATCTGCTCGCGAGTAAATCGCGCCTCGATTCTGTTCGTTATCTTATCGTGAAAGATTCATTGACGTTCTGCCAGGCCGCTGCCAAATTTTCGAGTGATGCAGACACCAAATTCAATTGCGGACTGATCATCAATCCGGAGACCGGTACCACAAAAATTGACGTGGATATGCTTGGTGATATAGATCCTGATCCGCAATTTCCGCTTACCATCAACCAGATGAAAGTAGGAGAGATCTCTACTGCACAACCATGCCTGACCAAAGACGGCAAGCAGGGTTATCGTTTGCTTTATCTCAAATCCAGATCGGAACCGCACCGTGCCAATCTTAAAGATGATTACCAGTTGATAGAAGATCTTGCGCTCCAGGAAAAACAGAATAAAGCACTCGATGCGTGGGTGAGAAAAAAATTAGCGAACACGTACATCCGCATCACTCCCGATTACATGAAGTATAATTATCATTATCCCTGGCTGGAGTTTGCTAAATCGTAA
- a CDS encoding class I SAM-dependent methyltransferase, which yields MKKFPDGVELRPLFHIFTAMASKFNSFLYEIFGFTSRFRSHPARFMNLGTDGKNNFGLRGQDEKDEPHIRLYAALLDLVPGIKDGKINSVLEIGCGRGGGCYVMEKYFGLKNISGMDKSRNNIHLAKRLECDHVNFFTGDANDFSFENKFDLVVNLESSHAYKSRKKFFLDVAPIMSENSYLAFGDVMRKEKRKDIEQGLSEAGLELISSREITAGVARCISEKSASRFPFATKYPRLVPFGLHNFFVTKHSHIFRNLQDGKVVYMLYSLKKKKHPA from the coding sequence TTGAAAAAATTTCCGGATGGAGTAGAACTGCGGCCACTCTTTCACATCTTTACAGCGATGGCGTCGAAGTTCAATTCATTTTTGTATGAAATTTTCGGATTCACTTCCCGGTTCCGTTCGCATCCTGCGCGTTTCATGAATCTCGGTACTGATGGAAAAAATAATTTCGGTTTAAGAGGGCAAGATGAAAAGGATGAACCGCACATCCGGCTTTATGCTGCGCTGTTGGATCTTGTTCCGGGAATAAAAGACGGGAAAATAAATTCAGTGCTGGAGATCGGTTGTGGCAGGGGAGGAGGATGCTATGTGATGGAAAAATATTTCGGGCTGAAAAATATTTCAGGAATGGACAAGAGCAGGAATAATATTCACCTCGCAAAAAGACTGGAATGCGATCATGTAAATTTTTTTACCGGCGATGCCAATGATTTTTCTTTCGAAAATAAATTCGATCTCGTTGTCAATCTTGAATCTTCGCATGCTTATAAATCGAGAAAGAAATTTTTCTTGGATGTGGCACCAATAATGAGTGAAAACTCATATCTCGCTTTCGGTGATGTGATGCGGAAAGAAAAAAGAAAAGATATTGAACAAGGACTTTCGGAAGCAGGGCTTGAACTGATTTCTTCCAGGGAGATCACGGCAGGCGTTGCGCGATGCATCAGTGAAAAATCAGCTTCAAGATTTCCGTTTGCCACTAAATATCCGCGCCTCGTTCCATTCGGCCTTCACAATTTTTTTGTAACGAAGCATTCACACATCTTTCGTAACCTGCAGGATGGGAAAGTGGTCTATATGCTTTATTCGTTGAAGAAGAAAAAACATCCGGCATAA
- a CDS encoding UbiA family prenyltransferase: protein MKNEKNPLVKKYMSLIVFSHTIFAMPFAVIGYLLAVKVGGAEFSWKIFSLVILCMIFARSAAMAFNRFIDREFDSKNERTAVREIPAGKISASSALLFVIISSALFITTTYFIQKICFYLSPVALLVVLGYSYTKRFTALCHIILGLGLSLAPIGAWLAAKGEFAVLPLLFSFAVVFWVSGFDMIYALQDEKFDRENKLYSMPAWLGKKGALRVSEIFHLLSAGFIFFAGYYGREYFGGLYWTGAGIYTLLLIYQHSIVKPDDLSRVNRAFGTTNGIASVIFASFVILQLYL, encoded by the coding sequence ATGAAGAATGAAAAAAATCCGCTGGTGAAAAAATATATGTCGCTGATCGTTTTCAGTCACACGATCTTCGCCATGCCTTTTGCCGTGATCGGGTATTTGCTTGCAGTGAAAGTAGGCGGCGCAGAATTTTCCTGGAAAATATTTTCACTCGTTATCCTGTGCATGATCTTTGCGAGAAGCGCTGCTATGGCTTTCAACCGTTTCATAGATCGTGAATTTGATTCGAAGAATGAACGCACTGCGGTGAGAGAAATTCCGGCAGGAAAAATTTCCGCTTCTTCTGCTTTGCTCTTTGTGATCATCAGTTCCGCACTTTTCATTACCACCACTTATTTCATTCAGAAGATTTGCTTTTATCTCTCTCCCGTTGCGTTGCTCGTGGTGCTCGGTTACAGTTATACGAAGCGATTCACTGCACTCTGCCACATCATTCTCGGCTTGGGATTATCGCTCGCACCTATAGGAGCGTGGCTGGCGGCCAAAGGAGAATTTGCAGTTCTTCCATTGTTGTTTTCATTCGCCGTTGTTTTCTGGGTGAGCGGATTCGATATGATTTACGCTTTGCAGGATGAAAAATTCGATCGTGAAAATAAATTGTACTCGATGCCGGCATGGCTGGGAAAAAAAGGAGCGCTGCGTGTTTCAGAAATTTTCCATTTGCTTTCCGCAGGATTTATTTTTTTCGCCGGTTATTACGGACGCGAATATTTCGGTGGACTTTACTGGACAGGAGCCGGCATTTACACCTTGCTTCTCATTTACCAGCACAGCATTGTAAAACCCGATGACCTGAGCCGTGTGAACCGCGCTTTCGGAACTACCAATGGAATTGCGAGTGTGATCTTTGCCTCATTCGTTATCCTGCAGCTTTATCTATGA
- a CDS encoding peptidylprolyl isomerase: MKKLISTLVICLLSIPFLFAQVKTAANPAASFAADDPVLMTIGTERVHLSEFMYVYKKNNKDQANDTAALRNYLDLFTTFKMKVLEAQELKLDTSTAFKTELAGYRRQVAQPYLTDKKVNDSLLMEAYNRMQEDIRASHILVRVEETALPKDTEIAYTRAIILQNLVAGKCNVKQINDYDAKLRSRFSITKASPAADTLRIFNLVNPLRQLEKKYRGKPAPFDEVAYMASQDETAKQNRGDLGYFTAFSMVYPFETIAYNTPKGKVGGPVRTRFGYHLIYVTDRRPAMGEILVAHIMIKAPEGMKVEDSVNAKAKIDEIYTKVKAGEDFATLAKQFSDDKTSGVNGGQLPWFGLYKMPQTFEHAAFALQNNGDVSEPIKTAWGWHIIKRIDKRGIPPYDQMKNDIRNRVSKDQRAMQGRSALIAQVKKENNFTEYPLAKNDFYKVVDSTYWQGKWTADKAKNLNKDLFILGTTHYTQKDFAAYLESHQVRKSKADVKTMVDEAYKQFVDEACVAYEDSMLETKYQDFRYLMNEYRDGILLFDLMDKKVWSKAVKDTVGLRQYYEANKTKYMWDERADATVYSCKDAKTAKLLRKMLKKKKDEKTILATLNKNSQLNVTIEHKVWNKKENDLVDANWKVGTGANVMKDGRVVFVVTTKIIPPEPKTLQEARGVITSDYQAQLEKEWVDSLKKKYTVTINKDVLKMVK; this comes from the coding sequence ATGAAAAAGCTTATTTCCACACTCGTAATCTGCCTCCTTTCAATCCCGTTTTTATTTGCACAGGTGAAGACTGCCGCTAATCCGGCCGCGTCATTTGCCGCTGATGATCCCGTGCTGATGACCATTGGAACGGAGCGGGTGCACCTGTCCGAATTCATGTACGTGTACAAGAAAAATAACAAGGACCAGGCGAACGATACTGCAGCGCTCCGGAATTATCTCGACCTGTTCACGACTTTCAAAATGAAAGTTCTCGAAGCGCAGGAATTGAAACTCGATACTTCTACTGCTTTCAAAACAGAACTTGCCGGTTATCGCCGCCAGGTTGCACAACCTTATCTCACTGACAAAAAAGTGAACGATAGTCTGCTCATGGAAGCTTACAATCGTATGCAGGAAGATATACGCGCGAGCCACATACTCGTGCGCGTAGAAGAAACGGCACTACCGAAAGACACGGAGATCGCATACACGCGCGCGATCATTCTCCAGAATTTAGTTGCAGGAAAATGCAATGTAAAACAGATCAATGATTATGATGCGAAACTCCGCAGCCGTTTCAGCATAACAAAAGCTTCTCCCGCAGCCGACACGCTCAGGATTTTCAATCTTGTAAATCCTCTTCGACAGCTTGAAAAAAAATACAGGGGAAAGCCGGCGCCTTTTGATGAAGTGGCTTACATGGCGTCGCAGGACGAAACTGCAAAACAAAATCGTGGTGATCTCGGGTACTTCACAGCGTTCTCAATGGTTTATCCTTTCGAAACTATTGCATACAATACTCCGAAAGGAAAAGTAGGCGGGCCTGTGCGCACACGTTTCGGCTATCACCTGATTTATGTTACCGATCGCCGTCCTGCAATGGGAGAAATTCTTGTTGCACACATTATGATAAAAGCTCCTGAGGGAATGAAAGTGGAAGATTCTGTAAATGCAAAAGCAAAGATCGATGAGATTTATACGAAGGTGAAAGCAGGTGAAGATTTCGCAACACTTGCGAAACAATTTTCCGATGATAAAACTTCGGGCGTGAATGGTGGACAACTTCCCTGGTTCGGACTTTATAAAATGCCGCAAACATTTGAACACGCTGCATTCGCATTGCAGAATAACGGTGATGTGAGTGAACCGATCAAAACTGCGTGGGGCTGGCACATTATCAAAAGAATTGACAAACGCGGAATTCCTCCTTATGATCAGATGAAAAATGATATCCGCAACCGCGTGAGTAAAGATCAGCGCGCCATGCAGGGGCGTTCCGCACTGATTGCGCAGGTGAAGAAAGAAAATAATTTCACCGAATATCCATTGGCAAAAAATGATTTTTACAAAGTGGTGGACAGTACTTACTGGCAGGGAAAATGGACAGCCGACAAAGCGAAGAATCTCAACAAAGATCTTTTCATTCTCGGCACAACGCATTACACGCAGAAAGATTTTGCCGCGTATCTCGAATCGCACCAGGTGCGTAAATCGAAGGCCGATGTAAAAACGATGGTGGATGAAGCGTACAAACAATTCGTGGATGAAGCCTGCGTTGCCTACGAGGACAGCATGCTGGAAACGAAATACCAGGATTTCCGTTATCTCATGAATGAATACCGCGATGGAATATTGTTATTCGATCTCATGGATAAAAAAGTGTGGTCGAAAGCGGTGAAGGACACCGTTGGCCTCCGCCAGTATTATGAAGCGAATAAAACAAAATACATGTGGGATGAGCGTGCCGATGCAACTGTTTATTCCTGCAAAGACGCCAAGACAGCGAAACTGCTCCGCAAGATGCTGAAGAAAAAGAAAGATGAAAAAACAATTCTTGCGACGCTCAATAAAAATTCACAACTGAATGTGACCATCGAACATAAAGTGTGGAATAAAAAAGAGAACGATCTCGTGGATGCCAACTGGAAAGTGGGTACGGGAGCGAATGTGATGAAAGATGGCAGAGTGGTTTTCGTGGTGACCACGAAGATCATTCCGCCAGAACCGAAAACGCTCCAGGAAGCAAGAGGAGTGATCACGTCCGATTACCAGGCGCAACTGGAAAAAGAATGGGTGGATTCACTGAAGAAAAAATACACCGTGACCATCAATAAAGATGTGCTCAAAATGGTGAAATAA
- a CDS encoding DUF4159 domain-containing protein, with translation MRFRNILFFISAFILLTSFSGTTYSCKLGLLKYNGGGDWYANLETSLPNLIKFCNDNLHTNIDPQQGIVEVGSPELFNYPFVHMTGHGNVVFNAQETENLRNYLIGGGFLHISDNYGLDQFIRPQMKKVFPELDFVELPFNHPVYHQAYDFTNGPPKIHEHDGKPAQGFGLIWEGRLVCFYDYQCDLGDGWESPEVHHDSQEIRMKALKMGANLVQFALTGGETKSAK, from the coding sequence ATGAGATTCAGAAATATATTATTTTTCATTTCAGCATTTATTCTACTCACTTCATTTTCAGGAACAACTTATTCCTGCAAACTCGGATTACTCAAATACAACGGTGGTGGGGACTGGTATGCCAATCTCGAAACTTCTCTTCCTAATCTCATCAAATTCTGCAATGATAATCTTCACACCAACATCGATCCGCAACAGGGAATTGTGGAAGTAGGAAGTCCCGAACTTTTCAATTATCCGTTCGTGCACATGACCGGCCACGGAAACGTAGTGTTCAATGCGCAGGAAACAGAAAACCTTAGGAATTATTTAATCGGAGGAGGATTTCTTCACATCTCGGATAATTATGGCCTCGACCAGTTCATTCGCCCGCAGATGAAAAAAGTTTTTCCCGAACTCGATTTTGTAGAGTTGCCTTTCAATCACCCCGTCTATCACCAGGCGTATGATTTTACCAATGGCCCTCCGAAAATTCACGAACACGACGGAAAGCCGGCACAGGGATTCGGCCTCATCTGGGAAGGACGTCTCGTTTGTTTTTACGATTACCAGTGCGACCTCGGCGATGGATGGGAGAGTCCTGAAGTGCATCACGATTCGCAGGAAATAAGAATGAAAGCACTCAAGATGGGCGCTAATCTCGTTCAGTTTGCACTCACCGGAGGCGAAACGAAATCTGCGAAGTGA
- a CDS encoding TerC family protein, which translates to MNFSRQLDHLFSLDGLLSVLTLTLLEIVLGIDNIIFISIIAVKVKEPKDRRKARALGLFLALLIRVALLFGISWIIGMDKVLFTIFGHGFSGKAIILFCGGVFLLAKTTSEIHEKMEMADDTEEEKKNYVSASIVSVILQICFIDIVFSFDSILTAIGIVDVRLILIMIVAIVISMIIMFLFSEAVSNFIEKHPTMKMLALAFLLMIGFLLVLDAFGVDVPKPYVYSAMAFAFTVELLNMRLRKKAAKKKSKIQ; encoded by the coding sequence ATGAATTTTTCCCGGCAGCTTGATCATTTATTTTCCCTCGATGGATTGCTGAGCGTGCTCACGCTTACGTTGCTTGAGATCGTGCTCGGTATCGACAATATCATTTTCATTTCCATCATTGCCGTAAAAGTAAAAGAGCCGAAAGACCGGAGAAAAGCGCGCGCACTCGGATTATTTCTTGCGCTGCTCATACGGGTGGCACTCCTGTTCGGAATTTCATGGATCATAGGAATGGACAAAGTGCTGTTCACTATTTTCGGCCACGGATTCAGTGGGAAAGCGATCATTCTTTTTTGCGGCGGAGTTTTTCTTCTGGCGAAAACAACTTCAGAGATCCACGAAAAAATGGAAATGGCCGATGATACCGAGGAAGAAAAGAAGAATTATGTTTCCGCATCTATCGTTTCTGTCATTCTCCAGATCTGTTTCATCGATATCGTTTTCTCATTCGATTCCATTCTTACAGCGATCGGAATTGTTGATGTGCGTCTCATCCTCATCATGATCGTCGCCATAGTGATCTCCATGATCATCATGTTTTTATTTTCGGAAGCCGTCAGCAATTTCATTGAGAAACATCCAACGATGAAGATGCTTGCGCTGGCTTTTTTGCTGATGATCGGATTTCTCCTCGTGCTTGATGCTTTCGGTGTGGATGTTCCGAAACCTTATGTGTATTCCGCGATGGCGTTTGCCTTCACTGTAGAATTGTTGAACATGAGATTGCGGAAAAAAGCGGCGAAGAAAAAATCAAAGATTCAATAA
- a CDS encoding PspC domain-containing protein, protein MKKTFTINISGIIFNIDDDAYEKLRDYLSKVSNRFSEEEGRSEIMADIESRIAEILNERVGTSKQVVVMNDVDHVIGLMGAPEDMGDGEPEKEKQDKEEENNNRERDQLHSRRRLYRDPDDKVIGGVCSGLGYYFDVDPVWIRIGFAVIFFAFGTGLLFYLLLVIIIPKAETTSEKLEMRGEPVDLNNISRSIREEFDGVKKKVKDFGNETKRRGSRWRDETRDWSRRNRTRDGFEDFFHGVFRIFGRVVAFALIFFGIIFLIGLLTSTFSLAHFSTHLFGRTVRNFFSDGFHYTIAVIAVFLAFGIPILMMIYKGIRMMFRIQRRDRAIGITALVLWIAGIVLVIFSGISVARSFSEQTSVHEIVHLPDAHADTLVLRADIDKEMENTDYFSPWNKRHHIERRSALFSMNGEDLKLGFPKLSIVPSTSDSIELVVFRSAHGWNKQDALVNAKAILYPVEVKNNTLIFPDHFTIGNGATWRGQDVYVELRLPVNEVIDLNSSLEEILNEADNTSNAIPGQMLNRRWKMTAEGLTCIDCAGLDVSQVNNSSGKINIPAKKDSVDSVKKKK, encoded by the coding sequence ATGAAAAAGACATTCACCATCAATATCAGCGGGATCATTTTCAATATCGACGATGATGCTTATGAAAAGCTCCGCGATTATCTTTCGAAAGTGAGTAATCGTTTCAGCGAAGAGGAAGGCCGCAGCGAGATCATGGCAGATATTGAATCGCGCATTGCAGAAATTCTGAATGAACGTGTGGGAACATCGAAACAAGTGGTGGTGATGAATGATGTGGATCACGTGATCGGGCTCATGGGCGCGCCAGAAGACATGGGCGATGGAGAGCCGGAAAAAGAAAAGCAGGATAAAGAGGAAGAAAATAATAATCGTGAAAGAGATCAACTACATTCAAGAAGAAGATTGTACCGCGACCCGGATGATAAAGTGATCGGCGGTGTATGTTCAGGGCTTGGTTATTATTTCGATGTAGATCCCGTTTGGATAAGAATTGGTTTCGCAGTAATATTTTTTGCATTCGGCACGGGTTTACTTTTTTATCTTTTGCTGGTGATCATCATTCCGAAAGCAGAAACCACTTCTGAAAAACTGGAGATGCGTGGCGAACCGGTTGATCTGAACAATATCAGCCGCAGCATCAGGGAAGAATTCGACGGTGTAAAAAAAAAGGTAAAAGATTTTGGGAACGAAACAAAGCGGCGTGGAAGCAGATGGCGGGATGAAACGCGTGACTGGAGCAGGCGCAACCGCACGCGCGATGGATTTGAAGATTTTTTTCACGGCGTATTCCGCATCTTCGGGCGCGTGGTTGCATTCGCACTTATTTTTTTCGGAATAATTTTTCTTATCGGTTTACTGACTTCCACTTTTTCACTCGCACATTTTTCCACACATCTTTTCGGAAGAACCGTTCGGAATTTTTTCTCTGATGGTTTCCATTATACAATTGCAGTAATAGCTGTATTCCTTGCGTTCGGAATTCCAATTCTCATGATGATCTACAAAGGGATCCGCATGATGTTCCGAATCCAGCGCCGCGATCGAGCCATAGGGATCACTGCGCTTGTTTTATGGATCGCCGGAATTGTTCTTGTCATTTTCAGCGGCATCAGTGTTGCAAGAAGTTTTTCGGAACAGACTTCGGTGCATGAAATCGTTCATCTTCCCGACGCGCATGCCGACACGCTTGTGTTGCGCGCCGACATCGATAAAGAAATGGAGAACACCGATTATTTTTCCCCGTGGAATAAAAGGCATCATATCGAAAGACGCTCCGCTTTGTTCAGTATGAACGGTGAGGATCTTAAACTTGGTTTTCCGAAATTATCCATCGTTCCTTCCACTTCCGATTCTATCGAACTCGTTGTTTTCAGGTCGGCGCACGGCTGGAACAAACAGGATGCGCTTGTCAATGCAAAAGCAATTTTATATCCTGTCGAAGTAAAAAATAATACGCTGATCTTCCCGGATCATTTCACGATTGGCAACGGCGCCACCTGGAGAGGACAGGATGTGTACGTTGAACTCCGATTACCGGTGAATGAAGTGATCGATCTCAATTCTTCGCTTGAAGAAATTCTGAATGAAGCCGACAATACTTCGAACGCCATTCCCGGCCAGATGCTGAACCGCCGTTGGAAAATGACTGCTGAAGGACTCACCTGCATTGATTGCGCGGGACTTGATGTTTCGCAAGTGAATAATTCTTCCGGAAAAATAAATATTCCTGCAAAAAAAGACTCCGTTGATTCCGTAAAAAAGAAAAAATGA
- a CDS encoding PadR family transcriptional regulator — translation MNIENTKAQLRKGVLEFCILSILSGGDAYPTEIIEQMKRSELVVVEGTLYPLLTRLKNMDLLSYRWEESTSGPPRKYYRLTSKGEKFLHELRTTWDELVNSVEEVTKKKK, via the coding sequence ATGAATATTGAAAATACAAAAGCGCAACTGAGAAAGGGAGTTCTTGAATTCTGCATTCTTTCCATTCTCTCCGGTGGCGATGCTTATCCTACGGAGATCATCGAACAGATGAAAAGATCTGAACTTGTGGTGGTGGAAGGAACGCTCTACCCTCTTCTCACGCGCTTGAAAAATATGGATCTGCTCAGTTATCGCTGGGAAGAATCGACGTCGGGCCCGCCGAGAAAATATTACCGGCTCACTTCGAAAGGAGAAAAATTCCTGCATGAACTGCGAACGACATGGGATGAGTTGGTGAATTCGGTGGAAGAAGTGACAAAAAAGAAAAAATAA